Proteins encoded by one window of Rubinisphaera margarita:
- a CDS encoding family 16 glycoside hydrolase, whose translation MKLCFSLLGSLLLGSLLAMPVQAEQNTLTEAEKLAGWELLFDGKSADQFRNYQADGLSDGWVVENGVLTRKDKGAGDIITKKQYDSFELSIQYRISEEGNSGLMFHVQETEKRPWQTGPEIQIQDNVDGHDPQKAGWLYQLYKPARAPWQKKAEDDAGLDTEQILDATRPAGEWNEIYLRVTPNQSEVMMNGVSYYRFQKGSDEWNKRVAESKFSAYENFGKPTTGHICLQDHNDLVSFRNIKIRELPAENEVPDPSHGELSVKPVNAFPELTWENWDAVDEKGKVRPLRPIVITHANDGSGRMFVATQHGTIHVFPEGGKTKQTIEFLDIEEQVAPYTARGANEEGFLGLAFHPKYKDNGKFYVYYTSAEKAHTSVVSEFSVSKTDPNKADPKSERVLWTLEQPFANHNGGTIEFGHDGYLYIGLGDGGSANDPFDNGQDKSTLLGSLLRIDVDSKSDDLAYGIPKDNPFASKDGQKEIYAYGFRNIWRFSFDRETGDLWLGDVGQNLWEEIDVVEKGKNYGWNRYEGTHPFGNRSMEDADNAEMPVWEYDHQVGKSITSGYVYRGPSVKDLTGKFVYADYVTGKLWALDYDVANKKLNGNYSIESDKMPVLTFGEDEDGELYFSIETANGRGIYKFASSK comes from the coding sequence ATGAAGCTTTGCTTTTCACTGCTCGGCTCGCTTTTGCTGGGCTCACTCCTGGCCATGCCGGTTCAGGCGGAACAGAACACACTGACCGAAGCCGAGAAACTGGCCGGCTGGGAATTGCTGTTCGACGGCAAATCAGCCGATCAATTTCGGAATTACCAGGCCGATGGCCTTAGCGACGGCTGGGTTGTTGAGAACGGCGTCCTGACCCGCAAGGACAAAGGCGCGGGCGACATCATCACGAAGAAGCAGTACGACTCGTTCGAGCTGTCGATTCAGTACCGCATCTCGGAAGAGGGCAACAGCGGGTTGATGTTCCACGTTCAGGAAACGGAAAAACGTCCCTGGCAGACCGGGCCGGAAATTCAGATTCAGGACAATGTCGACGGACACGATCCTCAAAAAGCTGGCTGGCTGTATCAGCTGTACAAGCCCGCCCGTGCTCCGTGGCAGAAGAAAGCCGAAGACGACGCCGGTTTGGACACCGAGCAGATTCTCGATGCCACCCGCCCCGCCGGCGAGTGGAACGAAATCTATCTTCGCGTCACTCCGAATCAGTCGGAAGTGATGATGAATGGCGTCAGCTACTATCGCTTCCAGAAAGGAAGCGACGAATGGAACAAGCGGGTGGCTGAGAGCAAATTCTCCGCTTACGAAAATTTTGGCAAGCCGACGACCGGTCACATCTGCCTGCAGGACCACAACGACCTGGTCTCGTTCCGGAACATCAAGATTCGCGAACTTCCCGCCGAGAACGAAGTTCCCGATCCGAGCCACGGCGAGTTGAGCGTCAAGCCGGTCAACGCTTTCCCGGAGCTCACCTGGGAGAACTGGGACGCTGTCGATGAAAAGGGCAAAGTTCGCCCGCTGCGTCCGATCGTAATCACCCACGCCAACGATGGCTCGGGCCGCATGTTCGTGGCGACTCAGCACGGGACCATTCACGTCTTCCCGGAAGGTGGCAAGACGAAGCAGACGATCGAGTTCCTCGATATTGAAGAACAGGTCGCTCCTTACACCGCCCGGGGAGCCAACGAAGAAGGCTTCCTTGGACTGGCGTTCCACCCGAAGTACAAAGACAACGGCAAGTTCTACGTCTACTACACGTCGGCCGAAAAGGCTCACACGTCGGTCGTTTCGGAATTCAGCGTCTCCAAGACCGATCCCAACAAGGCCGATCCGAAGTCGGAACGCGTCCTCTGGACGCTGGAGCAGCCGTTCGCCAACCACAACGGCGGAACGATCGAGTTCGGTCACGATGGATACCTTTACATCGGCCTGGGTGACGGCGGCAGCGCGAACGATCCGTTCGATAATGGCCAGGACAAGAGCACCCTGCTCGGCTCCCTGCTCCGGATTGATGTCGATTCCAAGTCGGACGATCTGGCCTATGGCATTCCCAAGGACAATCCGTTCGCCAGTAAAGATGGCCAGAAGGAAATCTACGCTTACGGATTCCGCAATATCTGGCGATTCAGCTTCGACCGTGAAACCGGCGATCTGTGGCTGGGCGATGTGGGCCAGAATCTGTGGGAAGAGATTGACGTCGTCGAGAAGGGCAAGAACTACGGCTGGAATCGTTACGAAGGAACCCATCCGTTCGGCAACCGCTCGATGGAAGATGCGGACAATGCCGAGATGCCGGTCTGGGAATACGATCACCAGGTTGGTAAGTCGATCACGAGCGGCTACGTCTACCGTGGCCCAAGCGTGAAAGATCTGACCGGCAAGTTCGTCTACGCCGATTACGTGACGGGCAAACTGTGGGCACTCGATTACGATGTCGCCAACAAGAAGCTGAACGGCAACTACAGCATCGAATCGGACAAGATGCCGGTCCTGACATTCGGCGAAGACGAAGACGGGGAGTTGTACTTCTCGATCGAAACCGCCAACGGTCGCGGCATCTACAAGTTCGCCAGCAGCAAGTAA
- a CDS encoding 4a-hydroxytetrahydrobiopterin dehydratase: MAHTSEQLTSKKCVPCEGGVPKLTPEEADAQVRQLEGWSICHEGERIRKEWKVRNFMAGMNFFNEVGEVAETEGHHPDLRIWGYRNVEIEIWTHAIGGLSENDFILAAKIDQLPVELQGK; the protein is encoded by the coding sequence ATGGCCCACACTTCCGAACAACTGACCTCCAAAAAGTGCGTTCCCTGTGAAGGAGGCGTGCCGAAACTCACCCCGGAAGAAGCGGACGCTCAGGTTCGACAGCTGGAGGGCTGGTCGATCTGTCACGAGGGCGAACGAATTCGCAAGGAATGGAAGGTCCGCAACTTCATGGCCGGAATGAACTTCTTCAACGAAGTGGGCGAGGTTGCCGAAACTGAAGGCCATCATCCTGATCTGCGGATCTGGGGCTATCGCAACGTCGAAATCGAGATCTGGACGCACGCGATCGGCGGACTTTCCGAGAACGATTTCATCCTCGCCGCGAAGATCGACCAACTGCCCGTCGAGCTGCAGGGGAAATAG
- a CDS encoding Gfo/Idh/MocA family protein — translation MKRRQALSTILAAGSTSLFPARSTRAAKVSANDRIQVGVIGLGSRGFNLLDDLLAQQDVQISMISDLYNEHYRDRQWGKGPRYGYQPAREKIQQHADKHRKSGRAQLPATLTTTQAAWDPASIENLDAVVIATPDHWHALLTLFALKNGKAVYCEKPVTHTFAEGQAVYREVASQKAVFQTGSQQRSEDVFQRAVNLIRNGHLGKVTRFEVGLPPGYDQAQDDPTVSEPPEGGSYNVWCGPAVPLPYMRARHHRWWRGHRNFGGGVLMDWIGHHNDIAHWALGYETSGPVRVEAKNWVIAETPVYNTPFHYEIESTYEDGTVGLISDRFPVGTRFEGENGWLFVTRGKIDASDKRWLAKDFQSGEKDVLASPGHMRNFVDAVRFGKPTIAPAEQAHRSITPGHLGYVSHALQKPLQWDPAREVIVNDPAADELLKASADRERSAWDFLLKR, via the coding sequence ATGAAACGTCGTCAGGCACTCTCCACAATCCTCGCCGCCGGATCGACCTCACTGTTTCCCGCTCGATCAACCAGGGCGGCGAAGGTCTCCGCCAATGACCGGATCCAGGTCGGCGTCATCGGACTCGGCTCGCGAGGCTTCAACCTGCTGGACGATCTGCTGGCGCAGCAGGACGTCCAGATCAGCATGATCAGTGATCTCTACAACGAACATTATCGGGATCGCCAATGGGGAAAGGGCCCACGATATGGTTATCAGCCGGCTCGAGAGAAGATCCAGCAGCATGCGGATAAACACCGGAAGAGCGGGCGCGCTCAACTGCCGGCCACATTGACTACAACGCAGGCGGCCTGGGATCCAGCGTCGATCGAGAATCTGGATGCGGTCGTCATCGCCACTCCCGATCACTGGCACGCCCTTCTTACCCTGTTTGCTCTGAAGAATGGCAAGGCGGTTTATTGCGAGAAACCGGTCACGCATACTTTCGCTGAGGGCCAGGCCGTGTACCGGGAAGTTGCGAGTCAGAAGGCCGTCTTCCAGACCGGATCTCAGCAGCGCTCCGAAGACGTTTTCCAGCGAGCGGTGAATTTGATCCGGAATGGACATCTCGGAAAAGTCACGCGGTTCGAGGTCGGTCTGCCGCCCGGTTATGACCAGGCTCAGGATGATCCGACTGTGAGCGAACCGCCGGAAGGGGGATCGTACAACGTCTGGTGTGGACCGGCAGTTCCCCTGCCCTACATGCGGGCCCGGCATCACCGATGGTGGCGCGGGCACCGCAATTTCGGCGGCGGAGTATTGATGGACTGGATTGGCCATCACAACGACATCGCTCACTGGGCACTCGGCTACGAGACTTCCGGCCCGGTGCGTGTCGAAGCGAAGAACTGGGTCATCGCTGAAACACCGGTCTACAACACCCCGTTTCATTACGAAATCGAAAGCACGTACGAAGACGGCACCGTGGGGCTCATCTCCGATCGCTTTCCCGTCGGAACCCGATTCGAGGGCGAGAATGGATGGCTGTTTGTCACGCGAGGCAAGATCGATGCTTCAGACAAGAGATGGCTCGCCAAAGATTTCCAGTCCGGCGAGAAAGATGTCCTCGCCTCGCCCGGACACATGCGAAACTTCGTCGACGCCGTGAGGTTCGGCAAACCGACGATTGCTCCGGCCGAACAGGCGCATCGTTCCATCACGCCGGGCCATCTGGGTTATGTCTCGCATGCCCTTCAGAAGCCGCTTCAATGGGATCCGGCTCGAGAAGTGATCGTCAATGATCCAGCCGCCGACGAACTGCTCAAAGCGTCCGCGGACCGGGAACGGTCTGCCTGGGATTTTCTGCTGAAGCGTTGA
- the fabF gene encoding beta-ketoacyl-ACP synthase II, with translation MKRRVVVTGIGCVTPLGKDVETVWSAMLQGKSGIGPITHFDASSFPTQFAAEVKDFNLGDYVSDPATYKWSTSNTKFAIGAASQAVKDSGIMELDLDPTMFGIYLGAGEGQQDFPLFMKLISSSEKDGEIDLERFTEIGLQELNPYFEVEQEPNMPAGHLAALFNAQGPNLNCLTACAASSQAIGEAAELIRRGEADVMLSGGAHSMIHPFGVTGFNLLTALSTRNDDPQHASRPFDKNRDGFVLGEGAGMLILEELEHAKKRGAKIYGEVAGYGSTADAYRITDIHPSGRGAIGCITMALRDAGLNNDQIDYVNAHGTSTSVNDKVETMAIKGALGAAAPKTPVSSIKSMMGHLIAAAGSVEAITCLMAIRDNMLPPTMNYETPDPDCDLDYVPNAAREAEVNFALSNSFGFGGQNVSLILRKFSG, from the coding sequence ATGAAAAGACGTGTCGTTGTCACGGGAATTGGGTGTGTGACGCCGCTGGGCAAGGACGTCGAAACGGTCTGGTCTGCGATGTTGCAGGGGAAGTCCGGAATCGGGCCGATCACCCATTTCGATGCCTCGTCGTTCCCGACACAGTTCGCCGCTGAAGTCAAAGACTTCAACCTGGGCGACTATGTCAGTGATCCCGCAACCTACAAATGGTCCACGAGCAACACCAAGTTCGCCATTGGGGCGGCCAGTCAGGCCGTCAAAGATTCCGGCATCATGGAGCTGGATCTCGATCCGACGATGTTCGGCATCTACCTTGGAGCAGGGGAAGGACAGCAGGATTTCCCGCTGTTCATGAAGTTGATCTCCAGCTCTGAAAAAGATGGCGAAATCGACCTGGAACGCTTCACCGAAATCGGATTGCAGGAGCTCAATCCGTATTTCGAAGTCGAGCAGGAACCGAACATGCCAGCCGGCCATCTGGCGGCTTTGTTCAACGCTCAGGGACCCAATCTGAACTGTCTGACCGCCTGTGCCGCTTCGAGCCAGGCGATTGGCGAAGCCGCCGAACTGATCCGACGTGGTGAAGCCGACGTGATGCTTTCCGGCGGTGCTCACAGCATGATTCACCCGTTTGGTGTGACCGGTTTCAACCTGCTGACGGCTCTCTCTACCCGTAACGACGATCCCCAGCATGCGTCTCGTCCGTTCGACAAGAATCGTGATGGCTTCGTCCTCGGAGAAGGGGCCGGCATGCTGATCCTGGAAGAGCTTGAGCACGCGAAAAAGCGCGGTGCGAAAATCTACGGCGAAGTGGCCGGGTACGGAAGCACGGCCGATGCGTATCGCATTACCGACATTCATCCTTCGGGGCGGGGAGCGATCGGATGCATTACGATGGCTCTGCGGGACGCGGGCTTGAACAACGACCAGATCGATTATGTCAATGCGCACGGGACGAGCACTTCCGTTAACGACAAGGTCGAAACCATGGCGATTAAGGGAGCATTGGGAGCCGCAGCTCCGAAGACGCCGGTCTCCAGTATCAAGAGTATGATGGGCCATCTGATCGCTGCCGCCGGAAGTGTCGAAGCAATTACCTGCCTCATGGCCATCCGCGATAATATGCTGCCACCAACAATGAACTACGAGACACCTGATCCCGATTGCGATCTGGATTATGTGCCCAATGCCGCCCGGGAAGCCGAAGTCAATTTCGCTCTGTCGAACAGCTTTGGATTCGGTGGTCAGAACGTCTCACTTATCCTCCGCAAGTTCAGCGGTTAG
- a CDS encoding alpha/beta hydrolase — MFFEILIGALVLFVVADLASRLYYGRKGMELLDRMPPFRVEPAEPQKQATPFEATTRDGLTLRGSIYHPEGEDPRGVVVFCPETIASHWSAVRYCQGLIDAGYIVVSFDFRNQGESDRLEKYDSLHWVTEYEVEDLKTVLDWVRDQAAFSDLPIGVFGVSRGGSVALMAASSLRDITFIAADSAYTNDLLIAHYIHRWVRLIVPGWIVNMRGSMWHIYITLKAAFWAQQFRKGCRYLNSSDPFTKVRGKRVLLVAGMNDSYVPTTISQRIQSMLGTQCEDLWLVPRAAHNGARSRNPEQYDQRLTAFFDQMVETATPAVETVVVPKEPLVRSQSLISN, encoded by the coding sequence ATGTTTTTTGAGATCCTCATCGGCGCTCTTGTGCTGTTCGTCGTTGCTGACCTGGCTTCCCGCCTGTATTACGGTCGCAAAGGGATGGAACTGCTCGATCGCATGCCGCCATTCCGTGTTGAACCCGCGGAGCCTCAGAAGCAGGCGACTCCGTTCGAAGCAACGACCCGCGACGGGCTGACGCTTCGAGGCAGTATCTACCATCCGGAAGGGGAAGATCCCCGGGGTGTTGTGGTCTTCTGTCCGGAAACGATCGCCAGCCACTGGTCAGCCGTGCGATATTGCCAGGGGCTGATTGACGCCGGCTATATCGTCGTTTCATTCGACTTCCGGAATCAGGGCGAGAGCGATCGTCTCGAAAAGTACGATTCGCTGCACTGGGTCACCGAATACGAAGTTGAAGACCTGAAGACGGTTCTCGACTGGGTCCGTGATCAGGCGGCGTTCAGCGACTTGCCGATTGGTGTGTTCGGCGTCAGTCGAGGAGGTTCGGTCGCTTTGATGGCTGCCTCCTCTCTGCGGGATATCACCTTCATCGCCGCGGACAGTGCCTACACCAACGATCTGCTGATCGCTCACTATATTCACCGCTGGGTCCGACTGATTGTTCCCGGTTGGATTGTCAATATGCGGGGCTCGATGTGGCACATCTATATTACGCTCAAAGCCGCGTTCTGGGCTCAGCAATTTCGGAAAGGCTGTCGCTACCTGAACTCGTCCGACCCCTTCACGAAGGTGCGCGGGAAGCGGGTCCTGCTGGTTGCCGGCATGAATGACAGCTATGTGCCGACCACGATTTCGCAGCGGATTCAGAGCATGCTCGGTACGCAGTGCGAAGATCTCTGGCTGGTGCCGCGAGCGGCTCACAACGGGGCACGCTCACGGAATCCGGAGCAGTATGATCAGCGTCTGACGGCCTTTTTCGATCAGATGGTCGAAACGGCCACGCCGGCCGTCGAAACGGTCGTCGTCCCGAAGGAGCCGCTGGTTCGTTCGCAGTCGTTGATCTCGAACTGA
- a CDS encoding FHA domain-containing protein, which produces MKTISLQIIQGLERGQCYPRLRVPFTIGREEENAIQLNDERISRCHVKVQLDGDRIILTDLQSTNGTRVNGLPVQMTVLRPGDLITIGRCVLLYGSPEEITEHCDELHRKSLEQHRLIDTGNTLPGVNADVAQDEHGAASLDTMGLFDDHGHPAAPFPGGRPPLPDLTTLHSRSELSDLLAYVHNRILQVLQSRGKNVDEGEQKSDEAAAQVPWPSWHKLLELETELSQYLRELGDPDGE; this is translated from the coding sequence ATGAAAACAATTTCGTTACAGATCATCCAGGGGCTCGAACGCGGACAATGTTACCCGCGGTTGCGGGTTCCTTTTACGATCGGCCGCGAAGAAGAAAACGCGATCCAGCTCAACGATGAGCGAATCAGTCGCTGTCACGTGAAGGTCCAGCTGGATGGGGACCGGATCATTCTGACCGATCTCCAAAGCACGAACGGCACTCGGGTCAACGGATTGCCTGTGCAGATGACGGTGCTTCGTCCAGGCGATTTGATTACGATCGGCCGATGTGTCCTTCTCTACGGCTCCCCGGAAGAGATTACTGAACATTGCGACGAACTCCATCGCAAATCGCTCGAACAGCATCGTCTGATCGATACCGGCAACACCTTGCCGGGCGTGAATGCCGACGTCGCGCAGGACGAACATGGGGCGGCCAGCCTGGATACCATGGGGCTGTTCGATGATCACGGCCACCCGGCCGCACCGTTTCCCGGAGGCCGTCCCCCGCTGCCGGATCTCACCACGCTTCATTCTCGCAGTGAACTCTCTGATCTGCTGGCCTACGTCCACAACAGGATCCTGCAGGTTCTGCAGTCGCGGGGGAAGAATGTCGACGAAGGCGAGCAGAAGTCGGACGAAGCGGCCGCTCAGGTTCCCTGGCCCAGCTGGCATAAGTTGCTGGAACTGGAAACAGAACTCTCGCAGTATCTCCGCGAACTGGGTGATCCCGACGGCGAGTAG